A single region of the Biomaibacter acetigenes genome encodes:
- the rsxC gene encoding electron transport complex subunit RsxC, with protein MLKTFRGGIHPPYNKDFTKHKPVERAKLPDRVIIPMSQHVGAPCEPIVKVGDLVKKGQKIGEAKAFVSAPIHASISGKVTAVEPKPHPGGGMVMSVVIESDGKDELFEGIKTPKPLAELTPDEIKNLIRESGIVGMGGAGFPTQVKLSPPPGKTIDTIIVNGAECEPYLTADHRLMVERPDDVVLGLEAIMKATGVKNGYIAIEENKPDAIEAIRKAIQAKDGIELVELATKYPQGGEKQLINAVTGREVPSGGLPMDVHVIVDNAGTCAAIANAIKTGMPLVERITTVTGTGVNEPKNLLIRVGTPFSEIIEQCGGFKGEVGKVIMGGPMMGLAQSVLDVPAVKGTSGILVLAKNDVNLSEQSPCIRCARCVDACPIHLLPTTLGKFAERGMWTEAEEYHALDCIECGCCAYVCAAHIPLTQLIRLAKNHIVASKKK; from the coding sequence ATGCTCAAAACCTTCAGGGGAGGTATACATCCTCCTTACAATAAAGATTTCACAAAACACAAGCCTGTCGAAAGGGCAAAATTGCCCGATAGGGTAATAATCCCCATGAGTCAGCATGTGGGAGCTCCATGCGAACCCATAGTTAAGGTAGGGGACCTGGTAAAAAAAGGCCAGAAGATTGGCGAAGCTAAGGCCTTTGTATCAGCACCAATCCATGCCAGCATATCAGGCAAGGTAACGGCTGTGGAGCCAAAGCCCCATCCCGGTGGAGGCATGGTAATGTCGGTGGTTATAGAGTCCGATGGCAAGGACGAGCTGTTTGAAGGTATAAAGACTCCGAAACCCCTGGCAGAGCTCACACCTGACGAGATTAAAAACCTCATCCGGGAATCCGGCATAGTAGGTATGGGAGGTGCTGGTTTTCCCACTCAGGTAAAGTTGTCACCACCGCCCGGGAAGACCATTGATACCATCATAGTAAACGGTGCCGAATGCGAACCGTACCTAACGGCAGACCACAGGCTGATGGTTGAAAGGCCCGATGATGTGGTGTTAGGTCTTGAGGCAATAATGAAGGCCACAGGAGTGAAAAATGGATATATTGCCATCGAAGAGAACAAGCCCGATGCCATTGAAGCCATTAGAAAGGCCATACAAGCAAAAGATGGCATCGAATTGGTCGAGTTGGCTACCAAGTACCCTCAGGGCGGTGAAAAACAGCTCATAAATGCTGTCACCGGTCGGGAAGTGCCTTCAGGTGGTCTTCCTATGGATGTGCATGTTATAGTTGACAATGCCGGCACATGTGCAGCCATTGCCAATGCTATTAAAACAGGCATGCCCCTGGTGGAAAGGATAACTACCGTAACAGGCACAGGAGTAAATGAACCAAAGAACCTTTTAATAAGAGTAGGTACACCCTTTTCCGAAATTATTGAACAGTGTGGAGGATTTAAGGGAGAAGTGGGCAAGGTTATTATGGGTGGCCCTATGATGGGTCTTGCCCAGTCGGTGCTGGATGTCCCCGCAGTCAAGGGAACTTCGGGCATACTTGTACTGGCTAAAAATGATGTCAATTTATCCGAGCAGTCACCGTGCATACGCTGCGCTCGCTGTGTGGATGCATGTCCGATACACCTGTTGCCCACTACACTGGGCAAATTTGCAGAAAGAGGCATGTGGACCGAAGCTGAAGAATATCATGCTCTTGACTGCATAGAGTGTGGATGTTGCGCCTATGTTTGTGCTGCTCATATTCCTTTGACGCAGCTTATCAGACTTGCTAAAAATCACATAGTTGCTTCAAAGAAAAAATAA